Proteins from a genomic interval of Kaistia defluvii:
- a CDS encoding glucose 1-dehydrogenase — translation MTTKLFDLTGRVALITGSSRGIGFAIARGLAEAGATVVLNGRDAKTLEPAAAELRDAGLNASASVFDVCDAEAVASAVDAIERDIGPIDIVVNNAGTQKRLPLEDFTLEQWREVLATNVDAAFLVGQAVARKMIPRKRGKIINICSVTSELGRATITPYSTSKGAIKMMTKSMCAEWAKHGINVNGIGPGWFKTELNKALVESESFHTWLAQRAPMGRWGETPELAGAAIFLASDASSYVNGHILYVDGGVTAVV, via the coding sequence ATGACGACGAAACTCTTCGACCTGACGGGCCGGGTCGCGCTCATCACCGGATCGAGCCGGGGCATCGGCTTCGCCATCGCGCGCGGCCTTGCGGAAGCCGGCGCGACCGTCGTGCTGAATGGCCGCGATGCCAAGACGCTGGAGCCGGCCGCGGCCGAACTGCGCGATGCCGGCCTCAACGCCAGCGCCTCGGTGTTCGACGTCTGCGATGCTGAGGCCGTCGCTAGCGCGGTCGACGCCATCGAGCGCGACATCGGGCCGATCGACATCGTCGTCAACAATGCCGGCACGCAGAAGCGCCTGCCGCTCGAGGATTTCACGCTGGAGCAGTGGCGCGAGGTGCTGGCGACCAATGTCGATGCGGCCTTCCTCGTCGGCCAGGCCGTGGCGCGCAAGATGATCCCGCGCAAACGCGGCAAGATCATCAACATCTGCTCGGTGACGAGCGAGCTCGGCCGCGCGACGATCACGCCCTATTCGACCTCGAAGGGCGCGATCAAGATGATGACCAAGAGCATGTGCGCGGAGTGGGCCAAACACGGCATCAACGTCAATGGCATCGGTCCCGGCTGGTTCAAGACCGAGCTGAACAAGGCGCTGGTCGAAAGCGAGAGTTTTCACACCTGGCTGGCGCAGCGCGCGCCGATGGGCCGCTGGGGAGAAACGCCGGAACTGGCCGGCGCCGCGATCTTCCTCGCCTCTGACGCATCGAGCTACGTCAACGGCCACATCCTCTATGTCGACGGCGGCGTGACGGCCGTGGTGTAG
- a CDS encoding Na+/H+ antiporter: METITIVLVLLLAVVVSEYLSRMLRLPIPRPLVQIALGGAIGLIGDFQVTLNPDIFFLLFLPPLLFLDGWRIPKEELVRDSKTILALAFGLVVFTVLGVGLFIHAMIPAMPLAVAFALAAVLSPTDPIAVSAIAARVPIPKRMMNILEGESLLNDASGLVCLRFAVAAALTGTFSLYEATADFVWVAVGGLGVGFVVTTIINAAKNWMARHYGEDTGSQILISLLIPFAAYLLAEHLECSGILAAVSAGVTMSFSEASGQAMATTRVRRSTVWDMIQFAANGIIFVLLGEQLPAILRSAAETVRLTGHHDPGWLLIYVLAINLALAVLRFAWAWVSLGFSLFRARRRGIVIERPSWRFVVAMSLAGVRGAITLAGVLTLPLVLNDGSPFPARDLAIFLAMGVIILSLVAASIGLPLLLHGLHLETNTGQRAEENRARMAAAEAAIAEVERVQHELAEGKSDADLYVAAAARIMDLYRARIEAQSRAGEDAALARQIEAIEARLRVAALKAERMTIYRLLRTRKIGSETARKLVRELDLMEARYEG, encoded by the coding sequence TTGGAAACCATCACCATCGTTCTCGTACTGCTGCTTGCCGTGGTGGTCAGCGAGTATCTCTCCCGCATGCTGCGACTGCCGATTCCGCGCCCGCTGGTCCAGATCGCGCTGGGCGGGGCGATCGGGCTGATCGGCGATTTCCAGGTCACGCTCAATCCCGACATCTTCTTCCTGCTGTTCCTGCCGCCGCTGCTGTTCCTGGATGGCTGGCGCATTCCGAAGGAAGAGCTGGTCCGCGACAGCAAGACGATCCTGGCGCTGGCCTTCGGCCTGGTGGTCTTCACGGTGCTGGGCGTCGGGCTGTTCATCCATGCCATGATCCCGGCCATGCCGCTCGCCGTCGCTTTCGCGCTGGCGGCGGTGCTGTCGCCGACCGATCCGATCGCGGTCTCGGCCATCGCCGCGCGGGTCCCGATCCCGAAGCGCATGATGAACATCCTGGAAGGCGAGTCGCTGCTCAACGACGCTTCGGGCCTGGTCTGCCTGCGCTTTGCCGTCGCCGCCGCGCTGACGGGAACCTTCTCGCTCTACGAGGCGACGGCGGATTTCGTCTGGGTGGCGGTGGGCGGCCTCGGCGTCGGCTTCGTGGTCACCACGATCATCAACGCCGCCAAGAACTGGATGGCGCGCCATTATGGCGAGGATACCGGCTCGCAGATCCTGATCAGCCTGCTGATCCCGTTCGCCGCCTATCTGCTGGCCGAGCATCTGGAATGCTCCGGCATCCTCGCGGCGGTTTCCGCCGGCGTGACCATGAGCTTCAGCGAGGCTTCCGGCCAGGCCATGGCGACCACCCGGGTTCGCCGCAGCACCGTCTGGGACATGATCCAGTTCGCGGCCAACGGCATCATCTTCGTGCTGCTCGGCGAACAATTGCCGGCGATCCTGCGCAGCGCCGCCGAAACGGTCCGCCTGACCGGCCATCACGATCCCGGCTGGCTGCTGATCTATGTGCTCGCGATCAACCTGGCGCTGGCGGTGCTTCGCTTCGCCTGGGCCTGGGTGTCGCTCGGCTTCAGCCTGTTTCGGGCGCGGCGGCGCGGCATCGTCATCGAGCGGCCCAGCTGGCGCTTCGTCGTGGCGATGTCGCTGGCCGGCGTGCGCGGTGCGATCACGCTCGCCGGCGTGCTGACCTTGCCGCTGGTGCTGAACGATGGCTCGCCCTTTCCCGCGCGCGACCTCGCCATCTTCCTGGCGATGGGCGTGATCATCCTGTCGCTGGTCGCCGCCAGCATTGGCCTGCCGCTGCTGCTGCATGGCCTGCATCTGGAAACCAATACCGGCCAGCGGGCGGAGGAGAACCGGGCGCGAATGGCGGCCGCCGAGGCTGCCATCGCCGAGGTCGAGCGCGTCCAGCACGAGCTGGCGGAAGGCAAGTCGGACGCCGATCTCTACGTCGCCGCCGCGGCGCGGATCATGGATCTCTACCGCGCTCGCATCGAGGCGCAATCGCGCGCCGGCGAGGATGCGGCGCTGGCCCGCCAGATCGAGGCGATCGAGGCGCGGCTGCGCGTCGCCGCGCTGAAGGCCGAGCGCATGACGATCTACCGCCTGCTGCGCACCCGAAAGATCGGCAGCGAGACGGCGCGCAAGCTGGTGCGCGAACTCGACCTGATGGAAGCGCGCTACGAGGGGTGA
- a CDS encoding YciI family protein has translation MLYAILCYHSEEVVTGWTKEEDDAVMARLHGVHETLARNGQLGPTARLHPTKAATTLLKNQDRVIDGPYAETKEQLLGFYVVDVADREAALAVARDLTRANPGGAYELRPISLFMPGTLDEVEETAPA, from the coding sequence ATGCTCTACGCCATCCTTTGCTATCATTCCGAAGAGGTCGTCACCGGCTGGACGAAGGAGGAAGACGACGCGGTCATGGCCCGCCTGCACGGTGTGCACGAGACGCTCGCCCGCAACGGCCAGTTGGGCCCGACCGCGCGGCTGCATCCGACCAAGGCCGCCACGACCCTGCTGAAGAACCAGGACCGGGTGATCGACGGCCCCTATGCCGAGACCAAGGAGCAGCTGCTCGGCTTCTATGTCGTCGACGTTGCCGACCGCGAAGCCGCGCTTGCCGTTGCGCGCGACCTGACCCGCGCCAATCCCGGCGGCGCCTATGAGCTTCGCCCGATCTCGCTGTTCATGCCCGGCACGCTCGACGAAGTGGAAGAGACGGCCCCCGCCTGA
- a CDS encoding ABC transporter permease codes for MNLYAMRAIYLFEMARAGRTVLQSIIAPVISTSLYFVVFGAAIGSRMQAIDGVTFGSFIVPGLIMLSLLTQSISNASFGIYFPKFTGTIYEVLSAPVAPFEIVMGYVGAAATKSIILALIILATAGLFVPIEIQHPFWMLLFLVLTAVTFSLFGFIIGIWADGFEKLQLVPLLIVTPLTFLGGSFYSITMLPPVWQKIALLNPVVYLVSGFRWSFFGTADVHVGISVIMTLVFLAVCLGIITWIFKTGYRLKN; via the coding sequence ATGAATCTTTACGCAATGCGCGCGATCTATCTCTTCGAGATGGCGCGGGCCGGCCGCACCGTGCTTCAAAGCATTATCGCGCCGGTCATCTCCACCTCGCTCTACTTCGTCGTCTTCGGCGCGGCTATCGGCTCGCGCATGCAGGCGATCGACGGCGTCACCTTCGGCTCGTTCATCGTGCCGGGCCTGATCATGCTGTCGCTGCTGACGCAAAGCATCTCCAACGCGTCTTTCGGCATCTACTTCCCGAAATTCACCGGTACGATCTACGAAGTGCTGTCGGCGCCGGTGGCGCCGTTCGAGATCGTCATGGGCTATGTCGGCGCGGCGGCGACCAAATCGATCATCCTCGCCCTGATCATCCTGGCGACGGCCGGCCTGTTCGTGCCGATCGAGATCCAGCATCCGTTCTGGATGCTGCTGTTCCTGGTGCTCACCGCCGTCACCTTCAGCCTGTTCGGCTTCATCATCGGCATCTGGGCCGATGGCTTCGAAAAGCTGCAGCTGGTGCCGCTGCTGATCGTGACGCCGCTGACCTTCCTGGGCGGCAGCTTCTATTCGATCACCATGCTGCCGCCGGTCTGGCAGAAGATCGCGCTGCTCAATCCGGTCGTTTATCTAGTCAGCGGCTTCCGCTGGAGCTTCTTCGGCACCGCCGACGTCCATGTCGGCATCAGCGTCATCATGACCCTGGTTTTCCTGGCGGTATGCCTCGGCATCATCACCTGGATCTTCAAGACCGGATACCGGCTCAAGAACTGA
- a CDS encoding ABC transporter ATP-binding protein, whose amino-acid sequence MQNIISVANLSKVYASGFEALKGVTLDIRRGEIFALLGPNGAGKTTLISIICGLVNPSTGTVLADGHNVVTEYRAARSRIGLVPQELTTDAFETVLATVTFSRGLFGKPPNPAHIEKILRELSLWDKKDSRLRTLSGGMKRRVMIAKALSHEPEILFLDEPTAGVDVELRRDMWEVVRQLRESGVTIILTTHYIEEAEEMADRIGVIHRGKIILIEEKAELMRKLGKKQLTLQLQEPLHAIPDGLGDYGLALGAGGNELIYSYDADAEQKGIADVLGALGKAGIHFKDLQTSQRSLEEIFVSLVSERS is encoded by the coding sequence ATGCAAAACATCATTTCCGTCGCGAATCTCTCGAAAGTCTATGCGTCAGGCTTCGAGGCGCTGAAAGGCGTGACCCTCGACATCCGTCGGGGCGAGATCTTTGCGCTGCTCGGCCCGAACGGCGCCGGCAAGACGACGCTGATCAGCATCATCTGCGGCCTCGTCAATCCGTCGACCGGCACCGTGCTTGCCGATGGCCATAACGTCGTCACCGAATACCGCGCCGCCCGTTCCCGCATCGGCCTGGTGCCGCAGGAGCTGACGACCGACGCGTTCGAGACCGTTCTGGCGACCGTCACCTTCAGCCGAGGCCTGTTCGGCAAGCCGCCGAACCCGGCCCATATCGAGAAGATCCTGCGCGAGTTGTCGCTGTGGGACAAGAAGGATTCCCGGCTCCGCACGCTGTCCGGTGGCATGAAGCGCCGCGTGATGATCGCCAAGGCGCTATCGCACGAGCCGGAGATCCTGTTCCTCGACGAGCCGACGGCCGGCGTCGATGTCGAGCTGCGGCGCGACATGTGGGAAGTGGTGCGGCAGCTGCGCGAGAGCGGCGTCACCATCATCCTGACGACCCACTATATCGAGGAAGCCGAGGAGATGGCCGACCGGATCGGCGTCATCCACCGCGGCAAGATCATCCTGATCGAGGAAAAGGCCGAGCTGATGCGCAAGCTCGGCAAGAAGCAGCTGACGCTGCAATTGCAGGAGCCGCTCCACGCCATTCCAGATGGCCTCGGCGACTATGGCCTGGCGCTCGGCGCTGGCGGCAACGAGTTGATCTACAGCTATGACGCCGATGCCGAGCAGAAGGGCATCGCCGACGTGCTCGGCGCGCTCGGCAAGGCCGGTATCCATTTCAAGGATCTGCAGACGAGCCAGCGCTCGCTGGAAGAGATCTTCGTCAGCCTGGTGAGTGAGCGGTCATGA
- a CDS encoding HPP family protein: protein MTRRLRPFVTRHEVRSGNTLTHLKSGLGGAIGIGAVGAAAALTHEPFLIAPFGASAVLLFGHPASPLAQPANVIGGYLVATLVTLLALAFFPGAWVAAAAGVGVAIALMSMLRITHPPAGAIPILAATSTIQGGTLLGVVLGGSIGLVGVASLHHWLPPRHEYPKRPPVKDVAAP, encoded by the coding sequence ATGACCCGCCGCCTTCGTCCTTTCGTCACCCGCCATGAAGTGCGCTCCGGCAATACGCTGACGCATCTGAAATCCGGTCTCGGCGGCGCCATCGGCATTGGCGCGGTCGGCGCGGCGGCGGCGCTGACGCATGAGCCGTTCCTGATCGCGCCGTTCGGCGCGTCGGCCGTGCTGCTGTTCGGCCATCCGGCGAGCCCGCTGGCGCAGCCGGCCAATGTGATCGGCGGCTATCTCGTCGCCACGCTGGTGACGCTGCTGGCGCTCGCCTTCTTTCCCGGCGCCTGGGTCGCGGCGGCGGCCGGCGTCGGTGTCGCCATCGCGCTGATGTCGATGCTGCGCATCACCCATCCGCCGGCAGGCGCCATTCCCATCCTCGCCGCCACCTCGACCATCCAGGGCGGCACGCTGCTCGGCGTCGTGCTGGGCGGCAGCATCGGCCTCGTCGGCGTCGCCTCGCTGCATCACTGGCTGCCGCCCCGGCACGAATATCCCAAGCGCCCGCCGGTCAAGGATGTCGCCGCGCCCTGA
- a CDS encoding L-idonate 5-dehydrogenase, with product MRAVVIHAAHDLRIEEREVGAMGPGEVTVRIEAGGICGSDLHYYQHGGFGTVKLREPMILGHEVAGTVSAVAPDVTRVKPGDRVAVNPSRPCRACRYCYEGLPNQCLNMRFYGSAMPMPHIQGAFRQELVCMATQCEKGDKASVAELAMAEPFAVTLHALSRAPSLLGKRVLITGCGPIGALTVAAARFHGAAEIIVTDVVDEPLAYARELGADRTINMAREPDALAALAVDKGSIGVMFECSGNERALRSGLDVVRPRGTIVQVGLGGELSLPQNVVVAKEISLTGSFRFHDEFPLAVQLIDARKVDLRPLLTGSFGIEDAREAFETAGDRKRAMKVQLAF from the coding sequence ATGCGCGCCGTCGTCATTCATGCCGCCCATGATCTCAGGATCGAGGAGCGGGAGGTCGGGGCGATGGGGCCTGGCGAGGTCACCGTCCGTATCGAGGCCGGCGGCATTTGCGGCTCGGACCTACACTATTACCAGCATGGCGGCTTCGGTACGGTGAAGCTGCGCGAGCCGATGATCCTGGGCCATGAGGTGGCTGGCACCGTTTCCGCCGTCGCGCCGGACGTCACCCGCGTCAAGCCGGGCGATCGCGTTGCCGTCAACCCGTCGCGTCCGTGCCGCGCCTGTCGCTACTGCTATGAGGGCCTGCCGAACCAGTGCCTCAACATGCGCTTCTATGGCAGCGCCATGCCGATGCCGCACATCCAGGGCGCCTTCCGGCAGGAACTCGTCTGCATGGCCACCCAGTGCGAGAAGGGCGACAAGGCCTCGGTCGCCGAACTGGCGATGGCCGAGCCCTTCGCCGTGACGCTGCATGCCCTGTCGCGCGCGCCGTCGCTGCTCGGCAAGCGCGTGCTGATCACCGGCTGCGGTCCGATCGGCGCGCTCACCGTTGCCGCCGCCCGATTCCATGGCGCGGCCGAGATCATCGTCACCGATGTCGTCGACGAGCCGCTCGCCTATGCCCGCGAACTGGGCGCCGACCGCACCATCAACATGGCGCGCGAGCCCGACGCGCTGGCCGCGCTCGCCGTCGACAAGGGCAGCATCGGCGTGATGTTCGAATGCTCCGGCAATGAGCGGGCGCTGCGCTCCGGCCTCGACGTGGTCCGGCCGCGCGGCACCATCGTCCAGGTCGGTCTCGGCGGCGAGCTGTCCCTGCCGCAAAACGTCGTCGTCGCGAAGGAGATTTCGCTGACGGGTTCGTTCCGCTTCCATGACGAGTTCCCGCTGGCGGTCCAGCTGATCGACGCGCGCAAGGTCGACCTGCGCCCGCTGCTCACCGGCAGCTTCGGCATCGAGGATGCGCGCGAGGCGTTCGAGACGGCCGGCGACCGTAAGCGCGCCATGAAGGTCCAGCTGGCGTTCTAG
- a CDS encoding SDR family oxidoreductase, with product MNLFDLSGRLALVTGASKGIGYAVADALASAGARIVLNARDETRLEQARAELAAKGYDVRTAAFDVTDPDAVTAGIEAIETDIGPIDILVNNAGMQHRTPLQDFPLEAWRKIVATNIDSVYLVGQAVGRRMIPRGRGKIINIGSVQSEMARPGIAPYTATKGAVKMLTKGMATDWARYGIQVNGIGPGYFKTELNAALVADEAFSGWLANRTPAGRWGDVQELAGAAIFLASDASSFVNGHILYVDGGITASL from the coding sequence GTGAACCTGTTCGATCTCAGCGGGCGACTGGCCCTCGTCACGGGCGCCAGCAAGGGCATCGGCTATGCCGTGGCGGACGCGCTCGCCTCGGCCGGCGCCCGCATCGTCCTCAACGCCCGGGACGAGACGCGGCTGGAGCAGGCGCGCGCCGAACTCGCGGCCAAGGGCTATGACGTCCGCACCGCCGCCTTCGACGTCACCGATCCCGACGCGGTGACCGCCGGCATCGAGGCCATCGAGACCGACATCGGCCCGATCGACATCCTCGTCAACAATGCCGGCATGCAGCACCGCACGCCCCTGCAGGACTTCCCGCTCGAGGCATGGCGCAAGATCGTCGCTACCAATATCGACAGCGTCTATCTGGTCGGCCAGGCGGTCGGTCGCCGCATGATCCCGCGCGGACGCGGCAAGATCATCAATATCGGCTCGGTGCAGAGCGAAATGGCGCGGCCGGGCATCGCCCCCTACACCGCGACCAAGGGCGCCGTGAAGATGCTGACCAAGGGCATGGCGACCGACTGGGCCCGCTACGGCATCCAGGTCAACGGCATCGGCCCCGGCTATTTCAAGACCGAGCTGAACGCCGCCCTCGTCGCCGACGAGGCGTTCTCCGGCTGGCTCGCCAACCGGACGCCGGCCGGGCGCTGGGGCGACGTGCAGGAACTGGCCGGCGCCGCGATCTTCCTCGCCTCCGACGCCTCCAGCTTCGTCAACGGCCACATCCTCTATGTCGATGGCGGCATCACCGCCAGCCTCTAG
- a CDS encoding sugar ABC transporter ATP-binding protein, giving the protein MIDGGVLRFDDVAKSFGGTRALKGVSFEVARGEVVALLGENGAGKSTLIKILGGIFRADSGHVTIGGEPYRHRAQARGERQKVAFIHQDLGLVEWMTVAENMGLAQGFAGRGGKRGLIDWKSTEQRAATALELVGCDLDPTTRVHALSRTEKSLVAIARALVVDCDFLVLDEPTASLPADEVERLFEAIRRLRARGVGMIYVSHRLDEIFRIADRVVVMRDGLKVGEKPVSETTPDELVSLIVGSTTLELFKKGELGSGKVRVAIRDLETPSAGPVSFDIRQGELLGLVGLRGAGQEEIGRALFGAAPHRGTIEIDGQAPDLSSPRAALQSGIGLVARDRTEESVAFSLSVRENAFLNPAAIGRGLLSYLSPRAEARQAVELGASVGLRPNDPDLPIEGLSGGNQQKVVVGRWLATNRRLLIAEDPTAGVDVGAKAEIYRLIAQALEKGLAVVVVSTDFEEIAHICHRALVFNRGRIIAELTGPALTTQSVITAASASEAA; this is encoded by the coding sequence ATGATCGACGGAGGGGTCCTCCGCTTCGACGATGTCGCCAAGTCATTTGGCGGCACGCGAGCGCTGAAGGGCGTCAGTTTCGAGGTGGCGCGCGGCGAGGTCGTGGCGCTGCTGGGCGAAAACGGCGCCGGCAAATCAACCTTGATCAAGATCCTCGGCGGCATTTTCCGCGCCGATAGCGGCCATGTCACCATCGGCGGCGAGCCCTACCGACATCGCGCGCAGGCGCGCGGCGAACGCCAGAAGGTCGCCTTCATCCATCAGGATCTCGGCCTCGTCGAATGGATGACCGTGGCCGAGAACATGGGCCTTGCCCAAGGCTTCGCCGGGCGCGGCGGCAAGCGCGGCCTGATCGACTGGAAATCAACCGAGCAGCGCGCCGCGACGGCGCTGGAACTGGTCGGCTGCGACCTCGACCCGACCACCCGCGTCCATGCGCTGAGCCGCACGGAAAAATCGCTGGTCGCGATCGCCCGCGCGCTGGTGGTCGATTGCGACTTCCTCGTTCTCGACGAACCCACCGCCAGCCTGCCGGCCGATGAGGTCGAGCGCCTGTTCGAGGCGATCCGCCGGCTGCGCGCCCGGGGCGTCGGCATGATCTACGTCTCGCACCGCCTCGACGAGATCTTCCGCATCGCCGACCGCGTCGTCGTGATGCGCGACGGCCTCAAGGTGGGCGAGAAGCCGGTTTCCGAGACCACCCCGGACGAGCTGGTCAGCCTGATCGTCGGCTCGACGACGCTGGAGCTGTTCAAGAAGGGCGAGCTCGGGTCTGGCAAGGTCCGCGTCGCCATCCGCGACCTGGAGACGCCCTCCGCCGGCCCCGTCAGCTTCGATATCCGCCAGGGCGAACTGCTCGGCTTGGTCGGCCTGCGGGGCGCGGGGCAGGAAGAGATCGGCCGCGCGCTGTTCGGCGCGGCGCCGCATCGCGGCACGATCGAGATCGATGGCCAGGCGCCGGACCTCTCCTCCCCGCGCGCCGCGCTCCAGTCCGGCATCGGCCTGGTGGCGCGCGACCGCACCGAGGAATCCGTCGCCTTCTCGCTATCCGTCCGGGAAAACGCCTTCCTCAACCCGGCCGCCATCGGCCGCGGCCTGCTCTCCTATCTGTCGCCCCGCGCCGAGGCGCGCCAGGCCGTCGAACTCGGCGCCTCTGTCGGCCTTCGCCCCAACGATCCCGATTTGCCGATCGAAGGGCTTTCCGGCGGCAACCAGCAGAAGGTCGTGGTCGGGCGCTGGCTCGCCACCAACCGCCGCCTGCTGATCGCCGAGGACCCGACCGCCGGCGTCGATGTCGGGGCCAAGGCCGAGATCTACCGGCTGATCGCGCAGGCGCTGGAAAAGGGCCTCGCCGTCGTCGTCGTTTCGACCGATTTCGAGGAAATCGCCCATATCTGCCATCGGGCGCTCGTCTTCAACCGGGGCAGGATCATCGCCGAACTGACCGGCCCTGCCCTGACCACGCAATCGGTGATCACCGCGGCCTCCGCGTCGGAAGCAGCCTAG
- a CDS encoding ABC transporter permease produces MNSVRSDALEPTRSELKNASFGERLRRRIPVYGLPILLVLLIVIFSLILPQTFPTMLNVRSIISDKAIIALLSLAAMIPMAAGKIDLTVGYGIVLWHILAISLQTMAGIPWPFAVLIVIVLGACVGLLNGLLVEVARIDSFIATLGTGTVLYAVALWHTGGRQVVAQLPQGFLSLNGTMVFGLPITGFYVIGLAIVLWLILEHLPIGRYLYAIGANPKAAALNGIPVQRYTMGAFVASGALTAVAGVLLASKLRIGQASVGLEYLLPALVGAFLGSTTIKPGRVNVWGTLAGVAILAVGIAGIQQFGGSFWVEPMFNGVTLLIAIGIAGYAQRRRGTNNKPFKKTGT; encoded by the coding sequence ATGAACTCCGTCCGCTCCGATGCGCTGGAACCGACCCGCAGCGAATTGAAGAACGCTTCCTTCGGCGAGCGCCTGCGCCGCCGCATCCCGGTCTATGGCCTGCCGATCCTGCTGGTGCTGCTGATCGTGATCTTCTCGCTGATCCTGCCGCAGACCTTCCCGACCATGCTGAACGTGCGGTCGATCATCTCGGACAAGGCGATCATCGCGCTGCTCTCGCTCGCCGCCATGATCCCGATGGCCGCCGGCAAGATCGACCTGACCGTCGGCTACGGCATCGTGCTCTGGCATATCCTGGCCATCAGCCTGCAGACCATGGCCGGCATTCCCTGGCCCTTCGCCGTGCTGATCGTCATCGTGCTCGGCGCCTGCGTCGGCCTGCTGAACGGCCTGCTGGTCGAGGTCGCCCGCATCGATAGCTTCATCGCGACGCTCGGCACCGGCACCGTGCTCTATGCGGTCGCGCTCTGGCACACTGGAGGCCGCCAGGTGGTGGCGCAGCTGCCGCAGGGCTTCCTGTCGCTGAACGGAACCATGGTGTTCGGCCTGCCGATCACCGGGTTCTACGTGATCGGCCTCGCCATCGTGCTCTGGCTGATCCTCGAGCACCTGCCGATCGGCCGCTATCTCTACGCCATCGGCGCCAATCCGAAGGCCGCCGCGCTCAACGGCATTCCCGTCCAGCGCTACACCATGGGCGCCTTCGTCGCCTCGGGCGCGCTGACGGCGGTCGCCGGCGTGCTGCTGGCGTCGAAGCTGCGCATCGGCCAGGCCAGCGTCGGCCTCGAATACCTGCTGCCGGCTCTGGTGGGCGCCTTCCTCGGCTCGACCACGATCAAGCCGGGTCGCGTCAATGTCTGGGGCACGCTCGCCGGCGTCGCCATCCTGGCGGTCGGCATCGCCGGCATCCAGCAGTTCGGCGGCTCGTTCTGGGTCGAGCCGATGTTCAATGGCGTCACGCTGCTGATCGCCATCGGCATCGCCGGCTATGCCCAGCGCCGCCGCGGCACGAACAACAAGCCATTCAAAAAGACGGGCACTTAA
- a CDS encoding substrate-binding domain-containing protein, whose protein sequence is MKSRNLLLAAASAVALMAIPMVAHADAFVDEAKAVVAKAVGRADKWDGPTTGPKAVGKKTVVYVAGDMRNGGILGVSQGAKEAAEAIGWDYREIDGQGTVSGQATALSQAIALKPDAIIVGGSDAVEQKAGLEGAAKEGILMVGWHSGPVPGPLAGTPIFANVTTDAMEVAKVAAMKAIADSDGKAGVVVFADSTYAIAIAKGRAMEEWIKKCAGCSVVSFQDTPLADVSTRIPQLTTTLLQQNGAKWTHSLAINDLYYDFMPPALQAAGIAGDGDPQNVSAGDGSESAYQRIRAKDHQAATVPEPLTMQGWQLIDELNRAFAGEKWSGYVPGVHLVTPDNVAFDGGPKNVFDPDNGYRAEYKKIWGVQ, encoded by the coding sequence ATGAAGTCACGTAACCTGTTGCTTGCCGCGGCCAGCGCCGTCGCCCTGATGGCCATACCGATGGTTGCCCACGCCGACGCCTTCGTCGATGAGGCCAAGGCCGTGGTCGCCAAGGCCGTCGGCCGCGCCGACAAGTGGGACGGCCCCACCACCGGCCCCAAGGCCGTCGGCAAGAAGACCGTCGTCTATGTCGCCGGGGACATGCGCAATGGCGGCATCCTGGGCGTTTCCCAGGGCGCCAAGGAAGCGGCCGAAGCGATCGGCTGGGACTATCGCGAGATCGACGGCCAGGGCACCGTTTCGGGCCAGGCCACGGCGCTCTCCCAGGCGATCGCACTGAAGCCGGACGCCATAATCGTCGGCGGCAGCGATGCCGTCGAGCAGAAGGCCGGACTGGAGGGCGCCGCCAAGGAAGGCATCCTCATGGTCGGCTGGCATTCCGGCCCCGTGCCCGGCCCGCTCGCAGGCACGCCGATCTTCGCCAATGTCACCACCGACGCGATGGAAGTCGCCAAGGTCGCGGCGATGAAAGCGATCGCCGATTCCGACGGCAAGGCCGGCGTGGTCGTGTTCGCCGACTCGACCTATGCGATCGCCATCGCCAAGGGCCGCGCCATGGAAGAGTGGATCAAGAAGTGCGCCGGCTGCTCGGTCGTCTCCTTCCAGGACACGCCGCTCGCCGACGTCTCGACGCGCATTCCGCAGCTGACCACGACGCTGCTGCAGCAGAATGGCGCCAAGTGGACCCACTCGCTGGCGATCAACGACCTCTATTACGACTTCATGCCGCCGGCGCTGCAGGCTGCCGGCATTGCCGGCGACGGCGACCCGCAGAACGTTTCGGCCGGCGACGGCTCGGAATCGGCCTACCAGCGCATCCGCGCCAAGGATCATCAGGCCGCGACCGTGCCGGAGCCCCTGACCATGCAGGGCTGGCAGCTCATCGACGAGCTGAACCGCGCCTTTGCCGGCGAAAAGTGGTCGGGCTACGTCCCGGGCGTCCATCTCGTGACGCCGGACAACGTTGCCTTTGACGGCGGCCCGAAGAACGTTTTCGACCCCGACAATGGCTATCGCGCCGAATACAAGAAGATCTGGGGCGTCCAGTAA